In one Synergistales bacterium genomic region, the following are encoded:
- a CDS encoding AbrB family transcriptional regulator, whose amino-acid sequence MAGAVLLGGYAGWKSPIPSGALIGGVVLGFAVKGWLGHSSVDVHTLSVLAQLLISYVIVSRTSLENLALLRRLFVLAFMYNLILYIVSFGASFLLASFTGMDVMTALFATPPGGLSSLGIIAAEMDVEVPVTLLFHVIRVTLIVCLVPMLAVWLKSRYSMTEVE is encoded by the coding sequence GTGGCGGGAGCTGTCTTGCTGGGGGGGTACGCCGGATGGAAATCCCCCATTCCCTCGGGTGCCCTGATAGGGGGAGTTGTCCTCGGTTTTGCGGTGAAGGGGTGGCTGGGGCACAGCTCTGTGGATGTGCACACCCTTTCGGTGCTTGCCCAGCTACTTATATCATACGTTATCGTAAGCCGCACTTCTCTGGAAAACCTTGCTCTATTGCGGCGACTTTTCGTTCTGGCCTTCATGTACAACCTGATACTGTACATTGTCAGCTTCGGCGCCTCGTTTCTCCTGGCTTCGTTCACAGGCATGGATGTGATGACGGCACTCTTTGCAACACCACCGGGGGGGTTGTCAAGCCTGGGCATTATCGCCGCAGAGATGGACGTGGAAGTCCCTGTGACGCTTCTCTTCCACGTTATCAGGGTCACGCTTATCGTCTGCCTCGTGCCGATGCTGGCTGTGTGGCTCAAATCGCGCTATTCAATGACTGAAGTGGAGTAG
- a CDS encoding tripartite tricarboxylate transporter substrate binding protein: protein MKKFVMLLVAVSMATLLFAGAGFAADYPSEPIEMIAPATPGGGWDTTARSIQHVIKKNDMSPESIIVTNKPGGGGAVGWTYLNSKAGSGYYLAVNSSLVFLNELLGRSELSYTDFTPIAIMATEWCAVFVGKDSKFDSGIEVMEALKEDPTSLSIAVAPSLGNDDHLSFVMAAKAYGVDTSKLRFVVMGSGGDILPALLGGHVDVVTGSVSEGAEHARAGKVKVLAVTSDERLGGELSDVPTWKEQGIDVVFPHWRGVMGPKDMPQEAIDWWNKTLSAVVETEDWAKILKNNKWDDFYKNSEETKAFMDENFQMYKNLVEELGLAQN from the coding sequence ATGAAAAAGTTTGTAATGCTGCTTGTTGCGGTTTCCATGGCGACCCTTTTGTTTGCAGGCGCGGGCTTTGCGGCGGATTATCCTTCAGAGCCCATCGAAATGATTGCCCCGGCCACTCCTGGTGGAGGCTGGGATACAACGGCAAGGTCCATCCAGCACGTCATCAAGAAAAACGACATGTCTCCCGAGTCGATTATCGTTACCAACAAGCCGGGGGGCGGCGGTGCCGTAGGCTGGACATACCTGAACAGCAAGGCGGGAAGCGGCTACTATCTCGCCGTCAATTCAAGCCTTGTCTTTCTCAATGAACTTCTTGGCAGGAGCGAACTCTCCTATACGGATTTTACCCCCATCGCGATCATGGCCACTGAATGGTGCGCCGTCTTTGTCGGCAAGGATTCCAAGTTTGACAGCGGTATAGAGGTTATGGAGGCCCTGAAAGAGGATCCCACGTCACTTTCCATCGCCGTTGCCCCGAGCCTCGGAAATGACGACCACCTTTCCTTTGTCATGGCGGCAAAAGCCTATGGTGTCGACACCAGCAAGCTTCGTTTTGTCGTGATGGGAAGCGGCGGCGACATCCTTCCCGCACTCCTGGGTGGACACGTCGATGTTGTCACCGGTTCCGTCTCTGAAGGTGCGGAGCACGCCCGTGCCGGTAAGGTAAAAGTTCTGGCTGTTACCTCGGATGAGCGTCTGGGCGGCGAGCTCTCCGATGTTCCCACCTGGAAAGAGCAGGGTATCGACGTGGTTTTCCCTCACTGGCGTGGTGTGATGGGCCCCAAGGATATGCCTCAGGAAGCCATCGACTGGTGGAACAAAACGCTTTCCGCAGTTGTTGAGACCGAGGACTGGGCCAAGATCCTCAAGAATAACAAGTGGGACGACTTCTACAAGAACAGCGAAGAGACCAAGGCCTTCATGGACGAGAACTTCCAGATGTACAAGAACCTCGTTGAAGAGCTTGGCCTGGCCCAGAACTAG
- a CDS encoding GntR family transcriptional regulator: MPQSLESIRSRRLPPLREDVYKALLQAIFSGQLSTGQHLVEGEIARQLGVSRTPVREAVRRLESEGLVNVDQGRGLKVIDISDDRIREIFAVRESLECVAVIFTVERVTKEEIRRLERIVAEGLEFAYRDDTAFFLKSVKQFNKEFVETSKAQNLIKIIYNYHEYVHCLRLRSLAGRERRIEAAREHAAMLEAVKQGESELAKEIIHQHIQGAHEYYKSARGVARDMEDAEASLMSRVQNRTE; this comes from the coding sequence ATGCCCCAATCCCTTGAATCGATACGGTCGCGCAGACTTCCCCCGCTTCGCGAGGATGTGTACAAAGCCCTTCTTCAGGCGATTTTCTCCGGTCAGCTCAGTACCGGTCAGCATCTTGTGGAGGGAGAGATCGCCCGACAGCTCGGCGTTAGCCGAACCCCCGTGCGCGAAGCCGTGCGAAGGCTGGAGAGCGAGGGGCTTGTCAATGTCGACCAGGGGAGGGGTCTCAAGGTTATCGATATCAGTGATGACCGGATTCGGGAGATCTTTGCCGTTCGGGAGTCTCTGGAATGTGTTGCCGTGATTTTCACGGTCGAGCGCGTTACGAAGGAGGAAATACGTCGTCTTGAACGTATTGTCGCCGAGGGGCTGGAGTTTGCATACCGGGATGACACAGCGTTCTTCTTGAAGTCGGTTAAACAGTTTAACAAAGAATTTGTAGAAACAAGCAAGGCGCAAAATCTCATTAAAATTATTTATAATTACCATGAGTATGTGCACTGTCTTCGTCTGCGCAGTCTCGCTGGCAGGGAGAGGCGCATAGAGGCGGCTCGGGAACATGCCGCCATGCTGGAGGCAGTAAAGCAGGGCGAGAGCGAATTGGCAAAGGAGATCATCCACCAGCACATCCAAGGGGCACATGAATATTACAAGAGTGCCAGAGGCGTCGCCCGCGACATGGAGGACGCAGAGGCGTCCTTGATGTCGCGGGTGCAGAACCGTACTGAATAA
- a CDS encoding tripartite tricarboxylate transporter TctB family protein, producing MNTNRICGTIGIALGVLCLIGALNIPEPVMGDALGPKFFPLLVSGGMIIIGIVTWLTDVRNAGKGHYERTQVITPKWKEVYLMIGVTIVIGLVYSMLFVDLGYIISTFIFVGAILSLVNPRRHVMNLIIALVFSVGAYYVFAKLLGLSLPRGVLGFF from the coding sequence ATGAATACGAATAGAATATGCGGAACAATCGGGATTGCGCTGGGAGTCCTCTGTTTGATAGGTGCGCTCAACATTCCCGAGCCGGTTATGGGGGACGCACTTGGTCCCAAATTTTTTCCGCTACTGGTGAGTGGCGGTATGATCATTATCGGCATCGTTACCTGGCTGACGGATGTGCGGAATGCCGGAAAGGGACACTACGAACGGACCCAGGTGATCACACCGAAGTGGAAGGAAGTCTACCTAATGATCGGTGTGACCATTGTGATCGGCCTGGTATACTCGATGCTCTTCGTTGATCTTGGATATATCATATCCACCTTTATATTTGTGGGCGCCATACTGAGCCTTGTCAATCCAAGAAGGCATGTCATGAATCTCATTATTGCGCTTGTTTTCAGCGTGGGGGCCTATTATGTCTTTGCAAAACTGCTTGGTTTGAGCCTCCCCCGCGGCGTCCTGGGGTTCTTCTAA
- a CDS encoding isocitrate lyase/PEP mutase family protein produces MLRERLEKSEIVVAPGAQNALFARLIEEFGFEAIYATGAGIANLHLGWADLGLTTMTEVVETVRRMTDVVSVPVIADIDTGFGNQLNVWRTIREFENAGVAAVQIEDQVFPKRCGHFAGKDVIPREEMLDKICAAKDARKSDDFLIIARTDAGAVHGFEQAIERANAYAAAGADLLFVEAPPTEEELRRVPKEVDGKVVANMVEGGKTPLFSAQALEEMGYSLVLFANATQKAAIRGLERLLGHLSETGETWSEPDLMISMERRNEITGLHELRRKMEGYGPEASR; encoded by the coding sequence ATGCTGCGGGAACGCCTCGAGAAATCGGAAATAGTAGTTGCTCCCGGAGCTCAGAACGCGCTTTTTGCACGACTCATTGAAGAATTCGGTTTCGAGGCGATCTATGCCACCGGTGCGGGAATCGCCAATTTGCACCTTGGCTGGGCGGACCTCGGCCTGACGACGATGACGGAGGTTGTGGAGACCGTACGCCGGATGACGGATGTGGTTTCAGTTCCGGTAATCGCCGATATCGATACCGGCTTTGGCAACCAACTGAATGTCTGGCGGACCATTCGTGAGTTTGAAAATGCTGGGGTTGCAGCTGTCCAGATCGAGGACCAGGTTTTCCCGAAGCGTTGCGGTCATTTTGCCGGTAAGGATGTTATTCCCCGGGAGGAGATGCTCGACAAGATCTGTGCGGCCAAGGACGCCCGGAAGAGTGACGATTTCCTTATTATCGCCCGCACCGATGCAGGAGCCGTCCACGGTTTTGAGCAGGCAATCGAGCGGGCCAACGCCTACGCTGCAGCTGGTGCCGACCTTCTCTTTGTAGAGGCACCGCCTACGGAGGAAGAGCTCCGCAGGGTTCCCAAAGAGGTGGATGGCAAGGTTGTCGCCAATATGGTGGAGGGCGGGAAAACACCGCTCTTTTCGGCACAGGCGCTTGAAGAAATGGGATATAGCCTTGTTCTCTTTGCCAATGCCACCCAGAAAGCGGCGATCCGCGGACTTGAACGGCTGCTGGGGCACCTCTCGGAAACAGGCGAGACCTGGAGCGAGCCTGATCTGATGATCTCCATGGAACGCCGTAACGAGATAACGGGATTGCATGAATTGCGGCGGAAAATGGAAGGGTACGGTCCTGAAGCCTCGCGGTAG
- a CDS encoding tripartite tricarboxylate transporter permease, which yields MEETLGYIIQGFGNVLSVSNLLWLFMGGLLGTIIGMLPGIGPATGVAVLIPMTFTMDPMTALMTMCAIYYGAMFGGSRSSILINTPGDGSAIAATFDGYPMAQKGRAGPALAISALASFIGGIIAVFLMTLLAGPMSSFAIKFGPPQYFSLFVFALSATVSISKGSLLKGALAMFIGLMLSTVGIDQQSGMGRFTLGVAELQDGIDFLVAIIGIYAIGEVFLNYESLDTAIEALKKKFGKVWITMDDWKRCFWPIMRSTPVGFIVGVLPGSGGSIASMVAYTNEKQLSKHPDEFGNGAIEGLAAPEAANNAASVGALIPMLTLGVPGSGTTAVMLGALMMMGLQPGPLLFTEHPLLAWSVIDSMYLGNILLAIINIPLAVLIVKVLYVPKRVLLPIILVLAFLGTYTMNYSVVDFYMLLVFGVMGYAMKKLKIPAAPMVLALILGNMMEQAFRQSLTLSMGSLMIFVEKPISLTLLIMALLSTLYPFFAEWRQKRKQQ from the coding sequence ATGGAGGAAACACTAGGATATATCATTCAGGGCTTCGGAAACGTACTCTCCGTTTCGAACTTACTCTGGCTTTTTATGGGGGGGCTCTTGGGGACCATCATAGGCATGCTGCCCGGTATCGGGCCGGCTACCGGGGTGGCGGTACTGATCCCCATGACTTTCACCATGGACCCGATGACCGCACTCATGACCATGTGCGCCATCTACTACGGAGCGATGTTCGGCGGGTCGAGGAGTTCAATCCTGATCAATACACCAGGTGATGGGTCGGCTATCGCGGCCACCTTTGATGGATACCCGATGGCCCAAAAAGGAAGGGCGGGCCCCGCGCTGGCTATTTCTGCACTCGCATCATTTATCGGGGGGATCATAGCCGTTTTCCTGATGACACTTCTTGCGGGTCCTATGTCGTCCTTTGCGATCAAGTTCGGGCCTCCGCAGTACTTTTCCCTCTTTGTCTTCGCCCTTTCTGCGACGGTTTCAATTTCCAAAGGTTCCCTGCTCAAGGGTGCTCTTGCAATGTTTATCGGCCTCATGTTGAGTACTGTCGGGATTGACCAGCAGAGCGGTATGGGGCGGTTTACGCTGGGCGTGGCGGAGCTGCAGGACGGCATCGACTTTCTCGTCGCCATCATTGGGATCTACGCCATCGGTGAGGTCTTCCTGAACTACGAAAGCCTGGACACGGCCATTGAAGCGCTGAAGAAGAAGTTCGGCAAGGTCTGGATAACTATGGACGATTGGAAGCGCTGTTTCTGGCCGATTATGCGGAGTACGCCCGTCGGTTTTATTGTAGGCGTACTGCCCGGTTCGGGAGGCTCCATCGCCTCAATGGTTGCCTATACCAATGAGAAACAGCTTTCCAAACATCCAGACGAGTTCGGCAATGGAGCCATCGAAGGGCTGGCCGCGCCGGAAGCTGCAAATAACGCCGCCTCGGTAGGGGCGCTTATCCCCATGCTGACGCTGGGAGTGCCGGGTTCGGGAACGACCGCCGTCATGCTTGGGGCGCTGATGATGATGGGACTTCAGCCGGGACCGCTGCTGTTTACGGAGCACCCGCTGCTGGCCTGGAGTGTTATCGATAGTATGTACCTCGGCAATATACTTCTTGCCATCATCAACATCCCACTGGCCGTGTTGATCGTTAAAGTCCTGTATGTCCCCAAGAGGGTTCTATTGCCCATCATCCTGGTTCTTGCGTTTTTGGGAACCTATACCATGAATTACAGCGTTGTCGACTTTTATATGCTGCTTGTGTTCGGCGTCATGGGCTATGCAATGAAAAAGCTCAAGATACCGGCTGCCCCGATGGTGCTGGCGCTGATTCTGGGTAATATGATGGAACAGGCCTTCCGGCAGTCGCTTACCCTTTCCATGGGCAGCCTGATGATATTTGTGGAGAAACCTATTTCCCTGACATTGCTTATTATGGCTCTTCTGTCTACTTTGTATCCGTTCTTTGCTGAGTGGCGACAGAAGAGAAAACAGCAATAG
- the citD gene encoding citrate lyase acyl carrier protein, with amino-acid sequence MIEKTAQAGTLESSDCLVTVAGSGTVDIDYRGANAALFGERTRAIVEEIVKRRGLDGASIQIQDQGALEPTLRARLETALARAGA; translated from the coding sequence ATGATAGAGAAAACGGCCCAGGCCGGCACGCTGGAGTCCTCGGACTGCCTGGTGACGGTGGCCGGAAGCGGGACAGTGGACATAGACTACCGAGGCGCCAACGCCGCCCTCTTCGGGGAGCGGACCCGCGCCATCGTGGAAGAGATAGTGAAGCGGCGCGGTCTGGACGGTGCCAGCATCCAGATACAGGACCAGGGCGCCCTGGAGCCCACGCTCCGGGCCCGTCTTGAGACGGCGCTTGCCCGCGCCGGCGCCTGA